One window of Pectobacterium carotovorum genomic DNA carries:
- a CDS encoding transporter substrate-binding domain-containing protein, whose amino-acid sequence MLINKLGIKKGLLAVMGAAMLLVQAGSAMADQLQDIEKRGVLRVAVPQDFPPFGSVGTDLQPQGYDIDIAHYLAKEMKLKLQLVPVTSANRVPYLQTNKVDLVISSLGKNAEREKVIDFSRAYAPFFLGVFGPKDSTLTSSDALEGKSIGVTRGAVEDMVLTDIAPKAAQIKRYEDNNTTLSAYLSGQVEYVATGNLVVAAIAEQNPTKAPVAKFMLKDSPCYIGLKKDEPALKAKVDALIEQALKDNTLNTLSEKWLKAPLPASIKA is encoded by the coding sequence ATGTTGATCAATAAACTGGGCATCAAAAAAGGGTTACTGGCGGTGATGGGTGCGGCAATGTTACTGGTTCAGGCCGGTAGCGCGATGGCCGATCAGTTGCAGGATATCGAGAAGCGCGGCGTGCTGCGTGTCGCGGTCCCACAGGATTTCCCGCCGTTTGGATCGGTGGGGACGGATCTGCAACCGCAGGGGTATGACATCGATATCGCCCACTACCTGGCGAAAGAGATGAAACTAAAGTTGCAGTTGGTTCCGGTAACCAGTGCTAACCGCGTACCGTATCTGCAAACCAACAAAGTTGACCTGGTGATCTCCAGTCTGGGCAAAAATGCCGAGCGTGAAAAAGTGATCGATTTCAGCCGCGCCTATGCGCCGTTTTTCCTCGGCGTATTTGGGCCGAAAGACAGCACGCTGACATCGTCAGACGCGCTGGAAGGCAAGAGCATCGGCGTCACGCGCGGTGCAGTAGAAGACATGGTGCTGACGGATATCGCGCCGAAGGCCGCACAGATTAAGCGCTACGAAGATAACAACACCACGCTGTCGGCGTACCTGTCCGGGCAGGTGGAATATGTTGCAACGGGTAACCTGGTAGTAGCCGCTATCGCCGAGCAGAACCCGACGAAAGCACCAGTAGCGAAGTTTATGCTGAAAGATTCACCGTGCTACATCGGGCTGAAAAAAGATGAGCCTGCGCTGAAAGCGAAAGTCGACGCGTTGATTGAGCAGGCGCTGAAAGACAATACGCTCAATACCCTGTCGGAAAAATGGCTGAAAGCGCCGCTGCCGGCCAGCATCAAAGCTTAA
- the hpxX gene encoding oxalurate catabolism protein HpxX translates to MTTHSIDSDTLAAYLQHMETLLALQLSQERRQELLVQFSRINAMAQPLMEFPLDEHQEIAGVYTLGAYTL, encoded by the coding sequence ATGACGACCCACTCAATCGATAGCGACACGCTGGCCGCTTATCTTCAACACATGGAAACGCTGCTGGCGCTGCAACTGAGTCAGGAGCGGCGTCAGGAGCTGTTAGTTCAGTTCAGCCGCATCAACGCCATGGCGCAGCCGTTAATGGAATTCCCTCTTGATGAGCATCAGGAAATTGCCGGGGTTTATACGCTAGGAGCTTATACGCTATGA
- a CDS encoding AtzE family amidohydrolase, whose amino-acid sequence MNRPSALSIRQIQQGLQAGTFSAKELAQQALGAIEQTNPTINAYTHVTSTRMLAEAERIDSSRQRGETLPALAGVPYAVKNLFDVSGETTLAGAELLSQRPPAAQDAFAIRQLASQGALLSGMLNMDAYAYGFTTENSHYGATRNPLDTQRIAGGSSGGSAAAVAAGLVNFTLGSDTNGSIRVPSSLCGIFGLKPTFGRLSRHGSHPFVASLDHIGPMARSADDLALVFDALQGRDEHDRFQAKRETQHTAAQLEAGSDGLRYAVLDGYFSIWASEEANTAVRQIAQALGAQDSLTLTDAALARSAAFILSASEGGNQYLPALRTQPERFEPLSRERLLAGAMIPAAWYVQAQRFRNDFRQQTLALFEHTDLLIAPATPCSATLIGQETMRINDTDLPVRASMGMLTQPISFVGLPVVTIPMTTASGLPIGVQIIAAPWREDLCLRTAWALEQQGITYTRHTSSCMCVGCAQILGP is encoded by the coding sequence ATGAATAGACCTTCAGCGTTATCTATCCGGCAGATTCAGCAAGGTTTGCAGGCTGGCACGTTCTCCGCCAAGGAGCTTGCACAGCAGGCGCTGGGCGCCATTGAACAGACCAACCCTACGATTAATGCCTATACCCACGTTACCAGTACACGCATGTTGGCAGAGGCTGAGCGCATCGACTCAAGCCGTCAACGCGGGGAAACCTTACCTGCGCTGGCCGGCGTACCTTACGCCGTAAAGAACCTGTTTGATGTCAGTGGCGAAACTACGTTGGCAGGAGCCGAGCTTCTCAGCCAGCGCCCCCCCGCGGCACAGGATGCTTTTGCCATCCGTCAGCTTGCCAGTCAGGGCGCGCTGCTGTCCGGTATGTTGAATATGGACGCCTATGCTTACGGCTTTACCACCGAAAACAGCCATTATGGCGCGACGCGTAACCCGCTCGACACACAGCGCATCGCGGGTGGATCGTCTGGCGGGTCGGCCGCCGCCGTCGCAGCAGGCTTGGTTAACTTCACGCTCGGCAGCGACACCAATGGCTCGATCCGCGTGCCGTCGTCGCTATGCGGTATTTTCGGGCTAAAGCCGACGTTTGGCCGTTTATCACGCCACGGCAGCCACCCGTTTGTCGCCAGCCTCGACCATATCGGTCCGATGGCGCGTAGCGCAGACGATCTGGCACTGGTGTTCGACGCCTTACAGGGTCGTGATGAACACGATCGTTTTCAGGCCAAGCGGGAAACGCAGCACACCGCGGCACAGTTGGAAGCGGGCAGCGACGGATTACGCTACGCAGTGCTCGATGGCTATTTCTCCATCTGGGCCAGCGAGGAAGCCAACACCGCCGTCCGCCAGATCGCACAGGCGCTGGGTGCACAGGACAGCCTGACGCTAACCGATGCCGCACTGGCACGTAGCGCCGCCTTTATTCTGTCGGCCAGCGAAGGGGGGAATCAGTATCTGCCAGCCTTACGCACGCAGCCTGAGCGCTTCGAGCCCCTGTCACGCGAGCGGCTGCTGGCTGGCGCCATGATCCCCGCCGCTTGGTATGTGCAGGCTCAGCGCTTCCGTAATGATTTCCGTCAACAGACACTGGCGCTGTTTGAGCACACCGACCTGCTGATCGCCCCAGCGACGCCCTGCTCCGCCACGCTCATCGGGCAGGAAACCATGCGCATTAATGATACCGACCTACCCGTCCGCGCCAGTATGGGCATGCTGACGCAGCCGATCTCTTTTGTCGGGCTGCCCGTCGTGACGATACCGATGACGACCGCGAGCGGCCTGCCGATAGGCGTGCAGATTATTGCCGCACCGTGGCGCGAGGATCTTTGCCTGCGGACGGCATGGGCGCTGGAGCAGCAGGGCATCACTTATACCCGTCATACTTCAAGTTGCATGTGCGTTGGCTGCGCTCAAATACTCGGCCCATAG
- a CDS encoding gamma-glutamyltransferase family protein — translation MMQSNTAPLGMAVAPHHLASASALAVLREGGNAIEAMVAAAATIAVVYPHMNGIGGDGFWLIVPPHGEPVAIDASGAAGSLACREWYQGESRIPHRGPKAALTVAGTVGGWQEALNYSQELAYSQEIDGMPLARLLSDAIRYAADGIPVTQSQEDALTQRYHELSDFPAFSQLFMPQGNIPRAGSRFTQPDLADTLTTLSLEGLDSFYRGSVAAQLSAQMAQLGMPLTADDLANYRAKRTTPLVLKHSKGDIYNLAPPTQGLVSLAILGLTDHLDMEDLNDSQTIHRIVESTKLAFGLRDRFITDPKQITQDVQALLENDALGVLARQVDTRKAAPWGEGKGPGDTVWMGVCDSSGLCVSFIQSIYHEFGSGVVLPGTGVLWQNRGASFSLDPAHLLALEPGKQPFHTLNPAAARLSDGRTMVYGSMGGDGQPQTQAAIFIRHVQQGLPLQQAITAPRWLLGRTWGQTSDTLKIEDRFKPATVDALRQLGHDVELLSSFSETVGHAGAIVRHTNGMLEGAFDPRSNGSAAGF, via the coding sequence ATGATGCAAAGCAACACCGCCCCGCTGGGCATGGCGGTAGCACCTCATCATTTAGCCAGTGCCAGCGCATTGGCCGTTCTGCGCGAAGGCGGGAACGCCATTGAAGCTATGGTCGCAGCGGCGGCAACGATTGCCGTGGTGTACCCACATATGAACGGGATCGGCGGCGACGGTTTTTGGCTGATTGTGCCCCCACACGGCGAACCCGTTGCTATTGATGCCAGCGGGGCTGCGGGGTCACTGGCCTGCCGTGAGTGGTATCAAGGTGAAAGTCGCATTCCACACCGGGGCCCCAAAGCGGCGCTGACGGTCGCGGGCACCGTCGGCGGCTGGCAGGAAGCGCTGAACTATTCACAAGAATTAGCCTACTCACAAGAAATAGACGGTATGCCGCTTGCGCGTCTGCTATCTGACGCGATTCGCTATGCGGCTGACGGCATTCCCGTCACACAGTCTCAGGAGGATGCGCTCACCCAGCGCTACCACGAGCTGAGCGATTTTCCGGCCTTTAGCCAGCTGTTTATGCCGCAGGGGAATATCCCGCGCGCAGGTAGCCGTTTCACGCAGCCGGATTTAGCCGATACCCTGACAACGCTGAGCCTTGAAGGGCTGGACAGCTTTTATCGCGGATCCGTCGCCGCCCAGCTGTCGGCACAGATGGCGCAGCTTGGTATGCCACTGACGGCGGACGATCTGGCAAATTACCGCGCCAAACGCACCACGCCGCTGGTGCTGAAGCACAGCAAAGGCGATATCTATAACCTCGCGCCGCCGACGCAGGGTCTGGTGTCGCTTGCGATTCTCGGCCTGACCGATCATTTAGACATGGAAGATCTGAATGACAGCCAGACGATCCACCGCATTGTCGAATCGACCAAACTGGCGTTTGGCCTGCGTGACCGCTTCATTACCGACCCTAAGCAAATAACGCAGGACGTTCAGGCGCTGCTGGAAAACGATGCGCTCGGCGTGCTGGCTCGTCAGGTCGATACTCGAAAAGCCGCGCCATGGGGAGAAGGCAAAGGCCCCGGCGACACCGTCTGGATGGGCGTATGCGACAGCAGCGGCCTGTGTGTGTCTTTCATTCAAAGCATTTACCACGAGTTTGGCAGCGGCGTGGTCTTGCCGGGAACCGGCGTGCTCTGGCAGAACCGCGGTGCCTCGTTCAGCCTCGATCCGGCACACTTACTGGCGCTAGAGCCCGGTAAACAGCCGTTTCATACCTTAAATCCTGCCGCTGCACGTTTATCTGATGGGCGAACCATGGTCTACGGCTCGATGGGAGGAGACGGACAACCTCAGACGCAGGCGGCCATCTTTATCCGTCACGTCCAACAAGGGCTGCCGCTACAACAGGCGATTACCGCTCCGCGCTGGCTGCTGGGCCGTACCTGGGGACAAACTTCCGATACGCTGAAAATCGAAGATCGCTTTAAACCCGCAACCGTGGATGCCCTGCGCCAGCTCGGTCACGACGTCGAGCTGTTGAGCAGCTTTAGCGAAACGGTCGGCCATGCGGGTGCCATCGTACGCCACACCAACGGCATGCTGGAAGGTGCCTTCGATCCGCGCAGCAACGGCAGCGCGGCTGGCTTCTAA
- a CDS encoding MurR/RpiR family transcriptional regulator, with protein sequence MMQIDERLRDRYGELSPQEQRVADFIFDHFDDLISYNSAELARLSGVSKATVSRLFKRLGYPSYRDMRDELRTLRQSGMPLADNRDVVQGNTLLARHYKQEMANLTQWINQIDPVQFGAVIQALMQAQRLCLIGLRNSYPVALHLRQQLLQIRQQVTLLTQPGQTLSEELVDLTAQDVVIVVAFRRRPRLIQPLLAQLQKRGVPVLLLCEPQASTLMSLATWSLCVPLDSVSAFDSYSSAMSLVNVISNALLHEMLRDGRQRIHQIVDLYGELDELEQR encoded by the coding sequence ATGATGCAAATAGATGAACGATTACGGGATCGCTACGGCGAACTTTCACCGCAGGAACAGCGCGTCGCGGATTTCATCTTCGATCACTTTGACGATTTAATTAGCTACAACAGCGCCGAGCTGGCGCGGCTGAGCGGCGTTTCCAAAGCGACTGTAAGTCGGTTGTTCAAACGGCTGGGTTACCCCAGCTACCGCGATATGCGCGATGAGCTCAGAACGCTGCGCCAGAGCGGGATGCCGCTGGCGGATAACCGGGATGTCGTGCAGGGGAATACCCTGCTGGCGCGGCATTACAAGCAGGAAATGGCGAACCTGACGCAGTGGATAAACCAGATTGACCCCGTGCAATTTGGCGCAGTGATTCAGGCGCTGATGCAGGCGCAGCGCCTGTGTCTGATTGGGCTGCGCAATAGCTATCCGGTGGCGCTGCACCTGCGCCAACAGTTGCTCCAGATTCGCCAACAGGTCACGCTGCTGACACAGCCGGGGCAGACGTTATCCGAAGAGCTGGTGGATCTCACCGCACAGGATGTCGTGATTGTGGTGGCTTTTCGCCGCCGCCCGCGTCTGATCCAGCCGCTGTTGGCACAGTTGCAAAAGCGCGGTGTGCCCGTTTTGCTGCTGTGCGAACCACAGGCCAGTACGCTAATGTCGCTGGCAACCTGGTCGCTGTGCGTCCCGCTGGACAGCGTCTCGGCGTTTGACAGCTATTCCTCTGCGATGAGTTTGGTGAATGTGATCAGCAATGCATTACTGCATGAAATGCTGCGTGACGGACGCCAACGCATCCACCAGATCGTGGATCTTTATGGTGAACTGGATGAGCTTGAGCAACGCTAA